From Burkholderiales bacterium:
TCTCAGTCACCGCCTTCTCACCGCAGTCCTTTGCGAATGGGGCTCTGATAGTCCTCTTCTTCTTCTGGGGGTGGGATGTCACCATTAACTTGAATGAAGAGACCCGGAACGCGGCAAGTGCGCCAGGGCGCGGAGCAATTCTAGCGATGGGGATCGTGCTGCTCTTGTTCGTTGCGTTCGTGACCACCGTCCTGTTAGTAATGTCCGACACAGAGATTCAGCAATCCGGTACCAATATTGTCTTCGCGGTAGCCGAAAAAGTTTTTCCTCGGCCTTGGAGCTACATTGCGATTGTCGCGGTCATGTTGAGCACCGTCGGCACGCTGGAGACGTCCATCCTGCAATTCACGAGGACCATGTATGCAAAAGGGCGCGACGGCGCTCTTCATCGGCGCTACGCCGTACTCCACAAAACATGGAGAACACCCTGGGTCGCTACCGCGCTTATTACGCTTCTGGGACTCGTCCTGCTGTTTCTCTCCTCGGGATTCCCAAGCGTGAATCAGATCATCAAGGATTCAGTAAACGCGATTGGCTTCCAAGTTGCGCTCTACTACGGCCTCGCCTGTCTCGCCTGCGCTTGGCACTGCCGGAAAAGAGCCCTCAAGTCGTTCGGTGATCTGATACTTCTGATTCTCTGGCCGATCGCCAGTGCCGTATTCCTGGTGCTGGTCGCCATATACAGCATTCCCACTTTTGACCTTGCAACCAATATTGTCGGCCTTGGAGGTATCGCCATCGGTGTAGTGCCGCTCGCACTTAATCGTAGAAGACGTTAAGGTCGGAGCAGGGGCGTAAAGGTCTGCTTTTGGCCTATTCCGTTGAAAAAGTCCCAACGCCCAATTTTCGGTTGATACCAGGGGGTCTTCTACCCATTACCCGAGTGACGATCGTCGATTGTGACGCGATCTGAGAAATCGATATTTAGCGATGAGCGCTGTTGGATTTGGAAACCAACTTTTTCAACACAATAGGCCGATTGCCGACAACTGGGGATATAAAAAAGAGGTCAGAACCGGATTGATTCACGACGCCGGACAATGCAGAATCCCCGCGCGATTGCTTTCATGCTTGGCGGTGCGAGCCAGCCTTTAAACGCGATTTCGCC
This genomic window contains:
- a CDS encoding APC family permease, with translation MPENLKLRQDALGLSESVVMGVAGTAPAFSVAATTATLIAAVGILSPASLLYCGIIMFGVTFAYMHLNRLNPNAGASYAWVGAAFGPTLGFFAGWALLVASAVFMVSGTIPAAVATLTLLSPTLANDTASVTFVASIWLLLVNAVIIKGIKPTSYTQVVMTTIEVGVLVIVIIASLLEFAARPAHQFSANWFSVTAFSPQSFANGALIVLFFFWGWDVTINLNEETRNAASAPGRGAILAMGIVLLLFVAFVTTVLLVMSDTEIQQSGTNIVFAVAEKVFPRPWSYIAIVAVMLSTVGTLETSILQFTRTMYAKGRDGALHRRYAVLHKTWRTPWVATALITLLGLVLLFLSSGFPSVNQIIKDSVNAIGFQVALYYGLACLACAWHCRKRALKSFGDLILLILWPIASAVFLVLVAIYSIPTFDLATNIVGLGGIAIGVVPLALNRRRR